In one Arachis duranensis cultivar V14167 chromosome 9, aradu.V14167.gnm2.J7QH, whole genome shotgun sequence genomic region, the following are encoded:
- the LOC107466884 gene encoding ethylene-responsive transcription factor ERF027-like, which produces MSRHRNPAQTCPPTNQLPYGYGYVPSPPAATPPTWSSSPSHSGTMRYRGTRLRSGKWVSEIRLPRTTKRIWLGTYATPEMAAAAYDAATLALRGPEAHLNFPNFILSYPIPASFSDADIRAAAAVAASFVDQYRTTTEAPPAITTSAVADAYSYNSCIGQGEGMIGDYFDEDELLNMPSVIQDMARGLQISPPRMPSFYSDDSSDDIYSDLYTLW; this is translated from the coding sequence ATGAGCCGCCATAGGAACCCAGCACAAACTTGCCCTCCCACTAATCAACTCCCCTATGGCTATGGCTATGTACCATCACCACCAGCAGCCACGCCTCCAACTTGGTCATCATCCCCTTCCCACTCCGGCACCATGCGCTACAGGGGCACGCGTCTCCGAAGTGGGAAGTGGGTGTCGGAGATAAGGTTACCACGTACCACAAAGCGCATTTGGCTGGGGACATACGCAACGCCTGAGATGGCTGCTGCTGCTTACGATGCTGCTACTCTTGCACTGAGGGGCCCCGAAGCCCATCTCAACTTCCCCAATTTCATACTCTCTTACCCTATTCCTGCTTCATTCTCCGATGCTGATATTCGCGCTGCCGCTGCCGTCGCCGCCTCCTTCGTCGATCAGTATAGGACTACCACCGAGGCGCCACCAGCGATTACTACTTCTGCTGTTGCTGATGCCTATTCCTACAACAGTTGTATCGGACAAGGAGAAGGGATGATAGGAGATTATTTTGATGAGGATGAGCTGTTGAATATGCCGAGTGTGATCCAAGACATGGCCAGAGGACTGCAGATTAGCCCCCCAAGGATGCCTTCTTTCTACTCCGATGATTCCTCCGATGACATTTATTCGGACCTGTATACCCTTTGGTAA